A stretch of DNA from Leptospira barantonii:
TACTAAATGGCTTCCGTCCGTAAACAAAGTCCCTTGACAATGGTTTCCGGCTTCGGCTAAACGTTTTATTTCTCCCGGATTCAAAATCGTATTCCATTCTTTTTTGTGTCTTTCGTAAAAAACTTTCCATTGATATCGGAACCGAGGATGATCGAGAATCAATTCCCCCAAAGATTCTTTTCCGTTTCCTTCCAAGATCGGAAACGTCTTTTGTGTGATTGAAAAGATTCTCCCCTTGTCTTCTCCGGGAAAACGATAGTAAAAAATTCCCGCTTCCTCGGGCCCCGCATGATATTCCTGCGCGATCAGATCCACATTCGTAGACTTGAGAGATTCTAAAACTTCGGAATCGTTTTTTACGAGTTTTAATCCGGCCCCTCTTTGACCGGCGTCCGGCTTGAGTATATAAGGATATTTGAATTTATTTTTTGCGGCTTCCAGAGTCCGAACTTCGAATTCCCTTTCGATATTTCCGTTTTCTCTGGATACTTTCATAAACTTTAATATATGTTTCGATTTCAGATTTTTTAGGATTTGTTCTTTGGATTCTCCGACAAGACCGCCCAGCGGGATTCCCGGATTGGCGGCGCAGATCGTACCGAAACCCCAATGACGGATCGTTAGATAAACTATGTATGGAACAAGGGGCGCATAGAACAGCCAAGCGGGCCAGAATTCAGGTCGCATTAATTTTTTTAGTTCGATTCTTCCGAAAGAAACGGCTTTCTTTGGAAGAATCGATTTACGATTTGCGGACGCCGATTTTTTTCTGAAACTGAAGAGTCGATAAGGCGACTCCAAATTCTTCCGGTAGAGAAACATTGGTTAAAAAGCACTCCGCATAAAGTTTGATGATCGCCATGTGATGAATCGTATGTTCCTGAACGTATAAAAATTCCCGCTTTAGATTGCTTATGGTTTTTCCTTCCAAGCCGGAGTTTGAATCCACGAGATAGACGAGTTCAATGATTTTGTTTTCGTCGATTCTTTCGAGTTTTCCGAGCAGTTCGAAAATTTTATCTCTCGCGGCGAGGGGAGAGGTTTCGTAAAGAGGATTTCTTTTTCTTTGATCGTAGGAAACGCTGGATACTTCGATTCCGTCCGCGAGATTCTCCAATACTTCGATACAATGACGAACGTGTTTTCCTATGCTCGAACCTTTTACCTGAGTGATCTCTTTTGAATATTCGATTTCTTCAATGATCGATAGAAGATCCGTGAGTTGATGGAACGTGCGCTGAATGTTTTTATATTGTAAAGGTAACATCGCTGAATTCTTCGGAAGAGAGCTTTCGAGGTTACAATGTGAATATTTTTTTTCCCGATTTGCAATCAATTAAACCGGAAATTGAAAAAGAAAGACAGAGCCGAAGCCCTGTCCGTTTAAGTTTTCGAGTGGGGTTTAATAAAGACTGAATCGAACCGGTATGAGAACTTTTACCGTGATCGCTTTTCCTTCCAGAATCGAAGGCGAATATCTTTTTTTGTAGAATGCTTCCACCGCGGATTCTTCCAATCCGAATCCGAGCGCCTTTCCTACGGACCGAACTCTCAACACTTCTCCGGTATCGGCGATTACGATTTCAAGAGTTGTAGTTCCGGATATACCGGCGGCTTTCGCTTCGCTCGTAAACACGGGGATAACGTTCGGAGTTAAGTCGACCGGAGCGGTTGCTCCTGAGATGACCGCGTCCTGCGCTCCGGCGATTCTCGGATCTTCCTTCTTTTTCAGCGTATCCGTTAATTCGAAGTCGCCGTCTTCGGGCGCTCCTTCCGCGGGTTCTTGAATCGAAAGGTTGTCTATGAACGCCACTTCTTCCACGAGCTTCTCCAGTCGATTGAATTCGATCGAAGGTGTGTACCAAAAAAGTAGAATCAATATCTGTATGACGAAAGAAAGTCCGATCCATGATTCGTACGGATATCTTTCGATAAAACGTCTTAGTTTTACTTTGAGTTTATTTTGAGTCCCGGTATTCAATGCCAGTTCCTTTATTTCAACCCGCCGCCCTGGGTCGTTTTCGTCACCAGAGAGATCTTCAGCGCGCCTGCGTCTTGTAAGGTTTCGAACACTTGATCCAACTCGGCGTAAGGCAATTCCTTATCCGCGTGGATCAGAACTTTTAAGTCCGGTGTGGTGGTTAGTTTCGCTCTTATGTTATTGATTGCTTCGTTGATCGGCATCTTTATAGAATTATAAAATACGGTTCTATTCGGATCCGCGCTCAAGTAGACGTTCGCGATTTTCTTGTTCAACTGTTCTCCGCCGGGAACGTCCGGCAGAGCGATCGGGATATCCGGGTCGGTATCCAATACGGAAGTAACCATGAAGAATACGAGCAGAAGGAACGCGATGTCCGCCATGGAACTTACGGGAATCGACGGAGGATTCTTTTTCTTTTTTAAGCTCATTGGTTTATTTTAACCTTTTGACGGAGATCAATTTGAATCCCCGCAGTTGTACGGCCGAAAGCGCGTCGAG
This window harbors:
- a CDS encoding carboxylate--amine ligase, translating into MRPEFWPAWLFYAPLVPYIVYLTIRHWGFGTICAANPGIPLGGLVGESKEQILKNLKSKHILKFMKVSRENGNIEREFEVRTLEAAKNKFKYPYILKPDAGQRGAGLKLVKNDSEVLESLKSTNVDLIAQEYHAGPEEAGIFYYRFPGEDKGRIFSITQKTFPILEGNGKESLGELILDHPRFRYQWKVFYERHKKEWNTILNPGEIKRLAEAGNHCQGTLFTDGSHLVTEELTERIDEISKTFSGFYFGRYDVRYRSEDTFKKGKEFGIVELNGITSESTNLYDPNFSIWKMYSILFKQWNLLFKIGSENRKRGIPKTSLIEIIRTLLRFYAGDRKVNPRSD
- a CDS encoding energy transducer TonB; translation: MNTGTQNKLKVKLRRFIERYPYESWIGLSFVIQILILLFWYTPSIEFNRLEKLVEEVAFIDNLSIQEPAEGAPEDGDFELTDTLKKKEDPRIAGAQDAVISGATAPVDLTPNVIPVFTSEAKAAGISGTTTLEIVIADTGEVLRVRSVGKALGFGLEESAVEAFYKKRYSPSILEGKAITVKVLIPVRFSLY
- a CDS encoding ExbD/TolR family protein is translated as MSLKKKKNPPSIPVSSMADIAFLLLVFFMVTSVLDTDPDIPIALPDVPGGEQLNKKIANVYLSADPNRTVFYNSIKMPINEAINNIRAKLTTTPDLKVLIHADKELPYAELDQVFETLQDAGALKISLVTKTTQGGGLK